From one Pseudomonas sp. B21-048 genomic stretch:
- a CDS encoding GNAT family N-acetyltransferase, which produces MFEIRRATHSDAQTAFDIRLQAIRHQCIGAYTTEQMLAWTAGSANDGYSDLMNKHFYLGCIQGEPVATGMLDLERSEIGAIFVLPSFMQRGIGLRVLDYLECLARDLGLKEINLDATLNAADFYRRCGFVGDEPAIYHSPSGLQLACTPMVKALL; this is translated from the coding sequence ATGTTCGAGATTAGACGCGCCACGCACAGCGATGCCCAAACAGCGTTCGATATTCGCCTTCAAGCGATACGGCATCAATGCATCGGCGCCTATACCACGGAGCAAATGTTGGCCTGGACGGCAGGATCAGCCAACGACGGCTATAGCGACCTGATGAATAAACACTTTTATCTGGGCTGTATTCAGGGTGAGCCGGTGGCGACCGGAATGCTTGATCTGGAGAGGAGCGAAATCGGCGCGATCTTTGTGCTCCCGAGCTTTATGCAACGAGGCATTGGCTTGAGAGTCCTGGACTACCTTGAATGCCTGGCGCGAGATCTGGGGCTGAAGGAGATCAATCTGGACGCCACGTTGAATGCTGCTGACTTTTACCGGCGTTGCGGTTTCGTGGGTGACGAACCTGCTATTTACCATTCGCCCTCCGGGCTTCAGCTGGCTTGTACACCGATGGTGAAGGCGCTTTTGTAG
- a CDS encoding di-heme-cytochrome C peroxidase encodes MNKLKAPPFACAALLFFSCNSVTQAADILDQGWNDTTLSNWHDLSQGSRILPLSWARALEVPASEEKFMSDKTISAYGYMPYQPSYNGKRFTLPMGFVLDDSHDSKLSFTKLRWFFGQGTQEPWVGMNCSACHTAQINFEGQNLVINGGPTNADFQNFFKALRAALTTTASDPEKFERFAKSVLEDDLSKGNRQRLKKSLESLNAFYAQNETLNATDLQYGPGRLDAVGHILNKISQVTQAKPPTPNPSDAPVSYPFLWNTPQHDVLQWNGMVGKKTLPSIKKDGGLDVGGLGRNAGEAIGVYADIRPVKENPAKPGFVSSVNVKNLDVLERSLYTLKPPQWPGSLPKDLTSGAKLFTDNCAGCHVPLDRNDLTTAIAAVMIPISANDNFNAQSPKASTIGTDPWMACNAYQFKADAGVLSGYPRVDKLGPIQPNDRLYNMLGVTVLETLLGKGRDVAELAFDGLLGIDTKPQKVPGFKDRALFSNADEKALRLYNCYRKSPKISLLAYKARPLTGIWATAPYLHNGSVPTLNDLLLPPRQRPSTFYTGTHEFDNQRVGFKTDKSDKNWFLFDTTLEGNSNGGHDYGVGNLSDIQRSQLLDYLKSL; translated from the coding sequence ATGAACAAATTAAAAGCCCCACCATTTGCCTGCGCTGCATTGTTGTTTTTCAGCTGTAATTCAGTGACTCAAGCGGCCGACATCCTGGATCAGGGATGGAATGACACCACCCTCTCCAATTGGCATGACCTTTCACAAGGTTCGAGAATTCTCCCTCTCTCCTGGGCACGAGCACTGGAAGTGCCCGCTTCAGAAGAGAAGTTCATGAGTGACAAAACGATCTCTGCCTACGGTTACATGCCTTATCAGCCGTCTTATAACGGTAAGCGTTTTACGTTGCCGATGGGTTTCGTTTTGGATGATAGCCATGACAGCAAGCTGTCCTTCACGAAACTCCGTTGGTTTTTTGGACAAGGGACGCAAGAGCCGTGGGTGGGGATGAATTGCTCTGCTTGTCACACGGCTCAAATCAATTTTGAAGGACAGAATCTTGTCATCAATGGCGGGCCAACTAACGCCGACTTTCAAAATTTCTTTAAAGCATTGAGAGCGGCGTTAACCACAACGGCTTCCGACCCTGAAAAATTTGAACGCTTTGCGAAGAGTGTCCTGGAGGATGACCTGTCGAAAGGAAATCGCCAACGGCTGAAAAAATCGCTGGAAAGCTTGAATGCGTTTTATGCACAAAACGAGACACTGAATGCCACCGATCTGCAATATGGCCCAGGGCGCCTTGATGCAGTAGGCCACATTCTCAACAAAATCAGTCAAGTCACCCAAGCGAAACCGCCTACCCCTAACCCCTCTGATGCGCCGGTAAGTTATCCATTTCTCTGGAATACGCCTCAACATGACGTCCTCCAATGGAACGGAATGGTCGGCAAAAAAACACTCCCCTCGATAAAAAAAGACGGCGGCCTCGATGTTGGAGGCCTGGGGCGTAATGCTGGAGAGGCCATCGGCGTGTACGCCGATATTCGACCGGTTAAAGAAAATCCGGCCAAGCCAGGATTTGTCTCCAGTGTAAACGTGAAAAATCTGGATGTTCTAGAACGTTCTCTTTATACCTTGAAGCCTCCGCAATGGCCTGGGTCGCTGCCAAAAGACCTCACGTCAGGCGCCAAATTGTTTACGGACAATTGTGCCGGCTGCCATGTACCCCTTGATAGAAACGATCTCACTACGGCCATCGCGGCGGTCATGATTCCAATCTCCGCGAATGACAATTTCAATGCTCAGAGCCCAAAAGCCTCGACCATTGGCACGGATCCCTGGATGGCGTGCAATGCTTATCAATTTAAAGCGGATGCTGGCGTGTTATCGGGTTATCCCAGAGTCGATAAATTAGGACCCATTCAGCCAAATGACCGTCTCTACAACATGCTGGGTGTGACCGTCCTTGAGACATTACTTGGCAAAGGACGCGATGTCGCCGAACTGGCTTTCGATGGATTGCTTGGAATAGATACCAAACCTCAAAAAGTCCCTGGATTCAAGGACCGTGCCTTGTTCAGCAATGCTGATGAGAAAGCGCTACGGCTATACAACTGTTACCGTAAGAGCCCAAAAATTTCTCTTCTCGCCTATAAAGCAAGACCCCTCACCGGCATCTGGGCCACCGCTCCCTATTTGCATAACGGCTCTGTGCCGACCCTGAACGACCTTCTCTTGCCACCCCGTCAGCGTCCCTCGACGTTCTATACAGGGACCCATGAATTCGATAACCAAAGGGTGGGATTCAAGACTGATAAGTCGGACAAGAACTGGTTTCTTTTCGACACCACGCTTGAGGGCAACAGCAACGGCGGCCATGACTATGGCGTGGGCAACCTCAGTGATATCCAAAGGTCACAGCTTCTCGACTACTTGAAGTCACTTTGA
- a CDS encoding NADPH-dependent FMN reductase gives MGLRFSIAQADGVLISCPEYARGIPGSFKNMLDWLVSSEEFPGKPVALFNASPRASHAQAALRLVLETMSACIVEEASISVNLLSTELSAETIANDPTIRPLIVSALEAFKQQIDGKKSGLSSQRFRQLSR, from the coding sequence ATGGGCTTACGCTTCAGTATCGCCCAAGCGGACGGCGTTCTGATCTCTTGCCCTGAGTACGCTCGCGGAATTCCCGGCTCATTCAAGAATATGCTGGACTGGCTCGTTAGCTCTGAGGAGTTCCCAGGCAAACCCGTTGCTCTTTTCAACGCTTCACCTCGGGCTTCGCACGCGCAGGCGGCACTGCGGCTGGTTCTGGAAACAATGTCGGCTTGTATCGTGGAGGAAGCATCAATATCCGTAAATTTGCTTTCCACGGAATTGAGTGCAGAGACCATCGCAAATGATCCAACGATCCGCCCACTGATTGTTTCCGCACTTGAAGCATTCAAGCAGCAAATCGATGGCAAAAAAAGCGGGCTATCTTCACAGAGATTCCGCCAGTTAAGTCGATAG
- a CDS encoding L-tyrosine/L-tryptophan isonitrile synthase family protein, with the protein MEHREAWIAAVSDLLAGYLLKGTDDCFEAQGSAHLALRLGHCFDQSLPVRLVLPGFPCKSPNAIDQTFGVLPDYGEVMAIERLDQLGQAITALHAPGCVVSILSDGTTFNDIVGVADDVRVAYNRALRELCTTHTIQWVSMEDLFPQAQSAESVRASLVKQARLPWKNLGDLIEKSREDESLSQAHDHLCSHLYNDLRLCREDGQSEDEYLQQINFKAYQMMYRGQALNAAVDRFFGDDIRLSVHQYSNAGPKFTFGLAEGLTRVYSPWHAVPVCNLDGSQTLRTRAQVDLDHHVLVTYDGRPWLYHQTENPQAQGFEYELQKLPLFGLVVRDPLGLGFERLSTGLLEALVETFGFVCLKGCRFDDQDSFARSCERFGTLYEWAFGAVHVVKPADKPQGVVHSLEKTPLHWDLNMLPDSDAQVQRNPKFCASKFMLYCKTAPQPGEGQTTIVDSRNVLRKVGQQIAQQWQGVNISYYTKMTYFGGSPRSYSLVDHHPRSGELILRYQEGTESTLQTLSQSVQDHDEEAQQALLEQVNALVYDPECLIAHQWSEGDLVLIDNYRTLHGRLPMSAGSSSRELWRVQVY; encoded by the coding sequence ATGGAACATAGAGAAGCCTGGATCGCTGCTGTCAGCGATTTGTTGGCGGGTTATCTGCTCAAAGGCACGGATGATTGTTTCGAAGCACAAGGCAGCGCGCATCTCGCGCTACGCCTGGGACATTGCTTCGATCAGAGCCTGCCAGTGCGTCTGGTACTGCCAGGCTTTCCCTGCAAGTCGCCAAACGCCATCGACCAGACCTTCGGCGTGCTGCCGGATTATGGTGAGGTCATGGCCATCGAGCGCCTCGACCAGCTCGGCCAAGCCATCACCGCGTTGCATGCCCCGGGCTGTGTGGTGTCGATCCTCAGTGACGGCACGACCTTCAATGACATCGTTGGCGTTGCCGACGACGTTCGCGTCGCCTACAACCGAGCGTTGCGTGAACTGTGCACCACCCACACGATTCAGTGGGTCAGCATGGAAGACCTGTTCCCACAGGCCCAAAGCGCCGAGTCGGTTCGCGCCAGCCTGGTCAAGCAGGCCCGTCTGCCCTGGAAAAACCTTGGGGATCTGATCGAGAAGAGCCGCGAAGATGAATCCCTCAGCCAGGCCCATGACCACCTCTGCAGTCACCTCTACAACGATCTGCGACTGTGCCGGGAGGACGGGCAGAGCGAGGATGAGTACCTGCAGCAAATCAATTTCAAAGCCTACCAAATGATGTATCGCGGGCAGGCATTGAATGCGGCAGTGGACCGTTTCTTCGGCGATGACATTCGCTTGTCGGTCCACCAGTACAGCAATGCCGGACCCAAGTTCACCTTCGGATTGGCCGAGGGGCTGACCCGTGTTTACAGCCCTTGGCATGCCGTGCCGGTGTGCAACCTCGATGGCAGCCAAACCCTTCGCACCCGCGCCCAGGTCGACCTCGACCACCACGTGTTGGTCACGTATGACGGGCGGCCGTGGCTCTACCACCAAACAGAAAACCCACAGGCGCAAGGCTTCGAGTACGAACTGCAAAAACTTCCGCTCTTTGGTCTGGTGGTGCGAGACCCGTTGGGGCTGGGTTTCGAGCGACTGTCCACGGGCTTGCTGGAGGCACTGGTGGAAACCTTCGGTTTCGTCTGCCTCAAGGGCTGCCGCTTCGACGACCAGGACAGCTTTGCGCGCAGCTGCGAACGCTTCGGCACGCTGTACGAATGGGCCTTCGGCGCCGTGCACGTGGTCAAACCCGCGGACAAACCCCAAGGCGTGGTGCACTCGCTGGAGAAAACACCATTGCACTGGGACCTGAACATGCTGCCCGACAGCGACGCACAGGTGCAGCGCAACCCGAAATTCTGCGCCAGCAAATTCATGCTCTATTGCAAGACCGCGCCGCAGCCGGGCGAGGGCCAGACCACCATCGTCGACAGCCGAAACGTCCTGCGCAAAGTCGGGCAGCAAATCGCCCAGCAATGGCAGGGCGTGAACATCAGCTACTACACCAAAATGACCTACTTCGGTGGCTCACCGCGCAGCTACAGCCTGGTGGATCACCACCCCCGCAGCGGCGAACTTATCCTGCGTTATCAAGAGGGCACTGAATCGACACTGCAGACGCTTAGTCAGTCTGTGCAGGATCATGATGAGGAGGCGCAGCAGGCGTTGCTGGAACAGGTCAATGCGCTGGTTTATGACCCGGAGTGCCTGATTGCTCATCAATGGAGTGAGGGGGATTTGGTGCTGATCGACAACTATCGGACGTTGCATGGAAGGCTGCCGATGTCGGCGGGTTCTTCTTCGCGGGAATTGTGGCGGGTGCAGGTTTACTGA
- a CDS encoding Hcp family type VI secretion system effector, with translation MANHGYMRVTGKRQGLISAGCSGVESIGNKFQIAHKDEIMILAYSHNMITGNDGGVSGGRGKHLPIMITKNIDKSSPLLASALHEREEIECTIFFYRTSPAGGQDKYYKIQLTGAKIAHINLKVPHAIYMNDTEPQEMVSIRYRDITWTHVQAGTCAYSTWEIEDE, from the coding sequence ATGGCTAATCACGGATACATGAGAGTCACCGGCAAACGCCAGGGTTTAATTTCCGCCGGGTGCTCCGGAGTGGAATCTATAGGGAATAAATTTCAAATCGCTCACAAAGACGAAATCATGATTTTGGCGTATTCGCACAATATGATTACGGGCAATGACGGTGGTGTTTCAGGTGGTCGCGGCAAACATTTGCCGATCATGATTACCAAGAATATCGATAAATCTTCACCATTGTTGGCGAGTGCCCTCCATGAAAGGGAAGAAATTGAGTGCACTATTTTTTTCTATAGAACATCTCCGGCGGGCGGCCAAGATAAATATTATAAAATACAACTCACAGGGGCGAAAATCGCGCACATCAACCTTAAAGTTCCTCATGCCATATATATGAATGATACAGAACCTCAAGAGATGGTATCCATCCGATATCGCGATATCACTTGGACGCACGTCCAGGCGGGAACGTGTGCTTACAGTACGTGGGAAATTGAAGATGAATGA
- a CDS encoding addiction module antidote protein, producing MASTGIVSRVVIEAAIGYVVKARGMTQIAKDSGMGRENLYKAFAPGAKPRFDTVLKVTHALGIDLCAQLGHAANHSIL from the coding sequence ATGGCCAGCACTGGCATCGTCAGCCGCGTTGTCATCGAAGCTGCTATCGGCTACGTGGTAAAGGCCCGTGGCATGACACAAATTGCCAAGGATTCCGGAATGGGCCGCGAAAACCTGTACAAGGCCTTCGCGCCAGGCGCGAAACCACGTTTTGATACGGTTCTAAAGGTCACCCATGCCCTTGGCATTGATCTCTGCGCACAACTGGGACATGCGGCAAATCACTCGATTCTCTGA
- a CDS encoding NUDIX hydrolase: protein MTTQRIRPLALCVFHHNGKILVNEAYDSIKKQTFFRPVGGGIEFGETSAQAVVREVQEELGLPISDVRLLGTLESIFTYAGTPGHEIVQVYDAKFVDANVYELPQLKACESDGTAFIAKWHGVASFTDGSPLVPDGLYELLQKVALLD from the coding sequence ATGACCACACAACGCATCCGCCCCCTCGCACTCTGCGTCTTCCATCACAACGGAAAAATTCTGGTCAACGAAGCTTACGACTCAATAAAAAAGCAGACTTTTTTCCGCCCCGTCGGTGGAGGCATCGAGTTCGGCGAAACCAGTGCCCAGGCAGTTGTGCGAGAGGTACAAGAGGAACTCGGGTTACCCATCTCTGATGTTCGCTTACTCGGTACGCTTGAGAGCATCTTCACTTATGCCGGCACTCCAGGGCATGAAATTGTTCAGGTGTACGATGCAAAATTTGTGGATGCGAACGTCTACGAATTGCCGCAGTTGAAGGCGTGTGAGAGTGACGGCACGGCCTTCATAGCGAAATGGCATGGCGTCGCAAGCTTCACTGATGGGTCACCTTTGGTTCCAGATGGTCTTTATGAGCTACTGCAGAAAGTCGCATTGCTGGATTGA
- a CDS encoding HAD family hydrolase, whose translation MVSRLRVEAVLFDLDGTLVDTLPDITWCLNQVLLEHGCPALSAETVRGYIGGGVTAMIEQLAAQFDIADAPAMHQRYVTLYQNNLVQFSRPFNGVLALLEGCRQLQVPLAIVTNKADEMARQVADALLPQNTFGTILGHRAGRALKPQPEVAWEAARCLSVDPQRCLFVGDTQIDLQTARAAGMYSAAVTWGYGLTSALQAQAPNFCCEQPAGLLRILQQVCGTAPAFTEHGDTVKSY comes from the coding sequence ATGGTGTCTCGGTTGCGGGTCGAAGCCGTACTCTTCGATCTGGATGGAACCCTGGTCGATACCTTGCCTGACATCACCTGGTGCCTGAACCAGGTGTTGCTCGAACACGGTTGCCCGGCGCTGAGCGCGGAAACGGTGCGGGGTTATATCGGCGGTGGGGTCACGGCGATGATCGAGCAGCTTGCCGCGCAGTTTGATATCGCTGATGCGCCCGCCATGCACCAGCGCTATGTGACGCTCTACCAAAACAACCTTGTTCAATTTTCCCGGCCCTTCAACGGTGTGCTTGCCTTGCTCGAAGGTTGTCGCCAATTGCAAGTGCCGCTGGCAATCGTCACCAACAAGGCTGACGAAATGGCCCGGCAAGTAGCCGATGCGCTGCTTCCACAGAATACCTTCGGGACGATTCTGGGGCATCGCGCGGGCCGGGCGCTCAAACCTCAGCCGGAGGTGGCATGGGAAGCCGCCCGATGCTTATCGGTTGATCCGCAACGCTGTTTGTTCGTCGGTGACACGCAGATCGACCTGCAAACGGCGCGTGCCGCAGGCATGTACTCGGCGGCAGTCACCTGGGGCTATGGCCTGACCTCTGCATTGCAGGCCCAGGCCCCGAACTTCTGTTGCGAACAACCGGCCGGGCTGCTGCGCATTTTGCAGCAAGTCTGCGGTACGGCGCCTGCGTTCACCGAGCATGGCGACACTGTTAAATCCTATTGA
- a CDS encoding isocyanide synthase family protein gives MQGSNTVAQQVCGQRVHTHQNTAHMNIAEQILECLFRRRSLAPGQDSELSLQVLEPHLTKVMQAVERGRQVEMVLPAFPGKSPSRKKTLSHLPDLAEHHAIDELHRLCNEIQAIYAPGALIHICSDGYVFSDLVHVPDADVKAYTDAIQDYAEQHYRGTFAHFDLRDAYPPLDCLDAMREEMMIEHGQSLVLLQQRFKDDPHMMLMYCGIHRFLSEDYSGLKVFAGMSLNAVKKIAKPASQRVIQRSEAWSALLQARYPHCLRLSIHPQLAVSTKIGIRLVPTSDLWRTPWHSVAIKRRGVVTLEKRSNVDERYHRLVFRKGRPCHYASAQ, from the coding sequence ATGCAAGGTTCAAACACCGTTGCTCAACAGGTGTGCGGTCAGCGGGTGCATACGCATCAGAACACCGCACACATGAACATTGCCGAGCAAATCCTCGAATGCCTGTTTCGGCGTCGTAGCCTTGCCCCGGGGCAGGATTCCGAGCTTTCGTTGCAGGTACTGGAACCCCATCTGACCAAGGTCATGCAGGCGGTCGAGCGCGGTCGCCAGGTCGAAATGGTCTTGCCAGCCTTCCCGGGCAAATCACCCAGCCGCAAGAAAACCCTCAGCCATCTGCCAGATCTTGCTGAGCATCACGCAATCGACGAGTTACACCGCCTGTGCAATGAGATCCAGGCGATCTACGCACCGGGGGCGCTGATTCATATCTGCTCCGATGGCTATGTGTTCTCTGATCTGGTGCATGTTCCCGATGCAGACGTCAAAGCCTACACCGACGCTATCCAGGACTACGCCGAACAGCACTATCGCGGCACGTTCGCCCATTTCGACCTCCGGGATGCCTATCCTCCGCTTGACTGTCTGGACGCCATGCGTGAGGAGATGATGATCGAGCACGGCCAGTCACTGGTCTTGTTGCAGCAACGCTTCAAGGATGATCCGCACATGATGTTGATGTACTGCGGCATCCATCGCTTTCTTTCCGAGGATTACTCGGGCCTCAAAGTATTCGCGGGCATGAGCCTTAATGCGGTGAAAAAAATCGCCAAGCCGGCCTCGCAGCGGGTGATCCAGCGCAGTGAAGCCTGGAGTGCTCTGTTACAGGCGCGCTACCCACATTGCCTGCGCCTGTCGATTCACCCGCAACTGGCGGTGTCGACGAAAATCGGTATCCGGTTGGTGCCAACCAGTGACCTGTGGCGTACGCCCTGGCATTCGGTGGCCATCAAGCGACGGGGTGTGGTCACCCTCGAAAAACGCAGCAATGTCGATGAACGTTACCACCGCTTGGTGTTCCGCAAGGGGCGTCCTTGTCACTACGCCAGTGCTCAATGA
- a CDS encoding cupin domain-containing protein, whose translation MDTGSRLKLVRESYKLSQRELARRSGVTNATISLIEQNRVSPSVSSLKKLLEGIPMSLADFFTFDQPPREHQYVFRANEQPDLGRHGLRLLLIGASVPSRQMRLLREQYAPGASSGEEPIVHSEGEECGLVTRGTVELTVDGQISVLNAGDGYYFPTTLPHRFRNIGADEAEIISANTPANF comes from the coding sequence ATGGACACGGGCTCACGACTCAAATTAGTACGCGAAAGCTACAAACTGTCCCAGCGTGAGCTGGCCCGGCGTAGCGGTGTCACCAATGCCACCATCTCCCTGATCGAACAGAACCGCGTCAGCCCCTCCGTCAGCTCCCTCAAAAAACTGCTCGAAGGCATCCCCATGTCCCTGGCGGACTTTTTCACCTTCGACCAACCGCCGCGTGAGCACCAATACGTGTTCCGCGCCAATGAGCAGCCAGATCTCGGGCGCCATGGGCTGCGGTTGTTGCTGATCGGGGCTTCGGTACCGAGTCGGCAGATGCGGCTGTTGCGCGAGCAATACGCGCCAGGGGCGAGTTCGGGGGAAGAGCCGATTGTGCACTCGGAAGGCGAGGAGTGTGGGCTGGTGACGCGGGGCACGGTTGAGTTGACGGTGGATGGGCAGATTAGTGTGCTGAATGCCGGGGATGGGTATTACTTTCCGACGACGCTGCCGCATCGGTTTAGGAACATTGGGGCGGATGAGGCTGAAATCATCAGTGCCAACACCCCGGCTAACTTCTGA
- a CDS encoding DUF4225 domain-containing protein encodes MNDDSCDIHDVTKAASDLVAFGCTIGATQLYDSFLQLQFSSIVSSYANEIIQAVDEGLISARQGLQKIRDEYAELSSKAMFYTKNGIGILAGAMQIQTGASLLGKSRGIKLTSGLTYVAHGANNIYESAGNIYNGPDAPSTVGPIRRTYQHLAENTKTGNTIYYSVDLGPSAFGVVSLVQKNDIFELFRKDPINYERAYRQMGKLALAFEALVDAITIKNIAEETTLE; translated from the coding sequence ATGAATGACGATTCTTGTGACATTCATGATGTGACTAAAGCTGCGTCCGATCTTGTTGCGTTCGGGTGCACTATTGGCGCTACGCAACTGTACGATAGTTTTTTGCAGCTTCAATTCAGCTCGATCGTTTCATCTTATGCTAACGAGATTATCCAAGCGGTTGATGAAGGTTTAATTAGCGCGCGACAGGGTTTGCAAAAAATCAGAGATGAGTATGCCGAATTATCATCCAAAGCGATGTTTTACACTAAAAATGGCATTGGTATTTTAGCGGGAGCAATGCAAATTCAAACTGGAGCTTCACTACTCGGAAAGTCAAGAGGTATTAAATTAACCAGCGGGTTAACCTACGTTGCGCATGGCGCTAATAATATTTATGAAAGCGCAGGAAATATATACAATGGACCTGACGCACCCAGCACAGTAGGGCCCATTAGGAGAACATACCAACACCTAGCCGAAAACACTAAAACCGGCAACACTATCTATTACTCTGTGGACTTAGGACCATCAGCGTTCGGCGTAGTTAGTTTAGTGCAAAAAAACGATATATTTGAGCTTTTCAGGAAAGACCCTATAAACTATGAGCGAGCATACAGACAAATGGGAAAACTGGCACTGGCCTTTGAAGCCCTGGTCGATGCAATCACAATAAAAAACATAGCAGAAGAAACAACTTTAGAATAA
- a CDS encoding fructose-bisphosphate aldolase, which produces MSHFATDHPVLLIDADAPLRELHNCLSERLSAVLKYLNLMACTSLPDYAEHDINTVTNIARIMVQDVSDVFRVIEQRGFDTP; this is translated from the coding sequence ATGTCCCATTTCGCCACCGACCACCCCGTCCTCCTCATCGACGCCGACGCCCCACTGCGCGAACTCCACAACTGCCTCAGCGAACGCCTCAGCGCCGTCCTCAAATACCTCAACCTCATGGCCTGCACCAGCCTGCCGGACTACGCCGAGCACGACATCAACACTGTCACCAATATTGCTAGGATCATGGTCCAGGATGTGAGTGATGTGTTTCGGGTGATTGAGCAGCGTGGGTTTGATACGCCGTAA